A single Halogeometricum sp. S3BR5-2 DNA region contains:
- a CDS encoding antibiotic biosynthesis monooxygenase family protein has protein sequence MYLVTFRLAPGEYDAEFHELNDAIQAAAEDTEGYLGKQTWHAPDNEEVLVVYYWESLDAIESFGADADHKHAKQRWTEWYDAYEVTVTEVVETYGSGFGDDASPLV, from the coding sequence ATGTATTTGGTAACGTTCCGCCTCGCTCCCGGTGAGTACGATGCTGAGTTTCACGAGTTGAACGACGCGATACAAGCGGCTGCCGAGGACACAGAGGGATATCTAGGTAAGCAGACGTGGCATGCACCGGATAATGAGGAGGTTCTTGTTGTTTACTACTGGGAGTCGTTGGACGCGATCGAATCGTTTGGAGCGGATGCGGACCACAAACACGCGAAACAGCGGTGGACAGAGTGGTACGATGCGTATGAGGTCACTGTTACAGAAGTTGTTGAGACATATGGGAGTGGATTCGGTGACGATGCGAGCCCACTCGTGTAG
- a CDS encoding trans-sulfuration enzyme family protein: MTRHNNQSDRNRFATIAVGAAEIETHPHRDGTNDVVPPIHLSTTFEWASGEDANEHDYSRESNPTRAALEEQLARLENGEHGLAFASGMVATSTTMLSLVPPGGHVVSSDSIYSGTEKLLTEHMAGHLGVDIDFVDARDPDNVADAVNADTDLIWAETPSNPLIRLCDVQTIADIADDHDALFGVDSTFASPYYQAPLDLGADIVVHSTTKYLNGHSDSIGGAVITDDNGIFEQLSFAQRVGLGNMLSPFDCYLVSRGIKTLPARMEHHERNAMAVAQFLESHNRVARVHYPGLESHPQHDLASEQMSGHSGMLSFEFDGTLIELEAFVEGLEIFTPGASLGGVESLVEVPSLMLPDEFSRSEDSAEIPETLVRVSVGLEDPDDLCEDLRKALP; this comes from the coding sequence ATGACACGACACAATAACCAATCTGACCGGAATCGGTTCGCAACCATCGCAGTCGGCGCAGCTGAAATTGAAACGCATCCTCACAGAGATGGAACGAACGACGTCGTCCCGCCGATCCACCTCTCGACTACGTTCGAGTGGGCAAGCGGAGAGGATGCCAATGAACACGACTATTCGCGCGAGAGCAATCCGACACGGGCAGCTCTTGAAGAGCAGTTGGCTCGCCTTGAAAACGGCGAGCATGGGTTGGCGTTCGCCTCTGGAATGGTCGCCACATCAACGACAATGCTATCGCTAGTCCCCCCGGGAGGCCACGTTGTCTCCTCGGATTCCATCTATAGCGGAACCGAAAAGCTGCTCACGGAACACATGGCCGGACATCTCGGCGTTGACATCGACTTTGTTGACGCCCGTGACCCCGACAACGTCGCCGATGCAGTCAACGCGGACACTGACCTAATCTGGGCTGAAACCCCGTCGAATCCCTTGATTAGGTTGTGCGATGTCCAAACGATAGCCGACATCGCCGATGACCACGATGCTCTGTTCGGCGTGGACAGTACCTTTGCGAGTCCATACTACCAAGCCCCACTTGATCTGGGTGCCGACATCGTCGTTCACAGCACCACCAAGTACCTCAACGGACACTCTGACTCGATAGGCGGTGCCGTTATTACTGACGACAATGGAATTTTCGAGCAATTATCGTTCGCACAGCGGGTTGGGCTTGGAAATATGCTGTCACCGTTCGACTGCTACCTCGTTTCGCGAGGTATCAAGACATTGCCCGCCCGGATGGAACATCACGAGAGGAATGCGATGGCAGTTGCCCAGTTCCTCGAAAGCCATAATCGGGTCGCTCGTGTCCACTATCCGGGTCTCGAAAGCCACCCGCAACACGATCTTGCGAGTGAGCAGATGTCGGGACACAGCGGGATGCTGTCCTTCGAGTTCGATGGAACACTCATCGAACTTGAGGCGTTCGTCGAGGGACTTGAGATATTCACGCCGGGAGCCAGTCTCGGCGGGGTTGAGAGCCTTGTTGAGGTACCGTCACTAATGCTCCCCGACGAGTTCAGTCGTAGTGAGGATTCAGCGGAGATTCCCGAGACGTTGGTCCGGGTATCTGTTGGCCTCGAAGACCCCGATGACCTCTGCGAGGACCTCCGGAAGGCGCTACCGTAG